The Benincasa hispida cultivar B227 chromosome 11, ASM972705v1, whole genome shotgun sequence genome has a segment encoding these proteins:
- the LOC120091289 gene encoding protein TIC 20-v, chloroplastic: MAMLILNLSPKTLYSSFFPSPFPSLSNPTQINFTATLPRRRRRILTVRSTGDNNNSNSADGPDRLISAICYFYPFFDGVQYGKYVITQYAPFQVLIQPLVPAIRVFKSFPLNSFLVFLTLYFVVVRNPNFSRYVRFNIMQAIVLDVLLIFPDLLERSFNPRGGLGLDLVMSLDSTVFLFLLICLIYGSSSCLLGQIPRLPIVADAADRQVM; this comes from the coding sequence ATGGCGATGCTTATCTTAAATCTCTCCCCCAAAACCCTCTATTCTTCCTTCTTCCCATCGCCATTTCCCTCTCTCTCAAACCCTACCCAAATCAATTTCACCGCCACTCTTCCACGGCGACGACGACGCATCCTCACCGTCCGATCCACCGGCGACAACAACAACAGTAACTCCGCCGACGGCCCCGACCGCCTCATCTCCGCCATCTGCTACTTCTACCCCTTCTTCGACGGCGTCCAGTATGGCAAGTACGTTATCACTCAATACGCTCCCTTTCAGGTTCTGATTCAGCCCTTGGTTCCGGCCATTCGAGTTTTCAAGAGCTTTCCATTGAATAGTTTTTTGGTGTTTTTGACTCTTTACTTCGTCGTGGttagaaaccctaatttcagTCGCTATGTTAGGTTCAATATTATGCAAGCCATTGTTCTTGATGTGCTTTTGATTTTTCCTGATCTTTTGGAGAGGAGCTTTAATCCTAGAGGGGGATTAGGGTTGGATTTGGTCATGAGTTTGGATAGTACcgtgtttctttttcttttgatttgtttgATTTATGGGTCTTCTTCTTGCTTGTTGGGCCAGATCCCTAGATTGCCCATTGTTGCTGATGCTGCTGATAGGCAAGTTATGTGA
- the LOC120090555 gene encoding fasciclin-like arabinogalactan protein 1, which yields MNLLFPFLLFFPSLFNAQITTNSPAPTPTLALDSTQLNLTSVLATHGGTAFALALATSTAAEKAFNDVVEGGLTVFCPNDDVWGQFLPKFKNLTPPAKISLLEFHGVPIYMPLPVLKSNNGETNTLATDGAAKFDFTVQNDGEDVTIKTSIVTAKVDGAGFFDEAPLVVFLIDKVLEPEELFTADAVAPASGKVKGDSDVGVSPMSDSPAESPDDSPADQNADGNSAVRVNGGEFYFAAVVFGAWMGFSLL from the coding sequence ATGAATCTTCTCTTCCCCTTCCTCCTCTTCTTCCCATCTCTCTTCAATGCCCAAATCACCACCAATTCACCGGCCCCGACTCCGACTCTTGCTCTCGACTCGACTCAACTTAATCTCACGAGCGTGCTCGCTACGCATGGCGGCACCGCGTTTGCTCTAGCCCTTGCAACTTCCACTGCCGCAGAAAAAGCCTTCAATGACGTCGTTGAAGGTGGCTTGACTGTTTTTTGCCCAAACGATGATGTTTGGGGCCAGTTTTTGCCCAAGTTCAAAAACCTCACTCCGCCCGCTAAAATCTCGCTCCTCGAGTTCCACGGTGTCCCGATTTACATGCCGTTGCCTGTTTTGAAGTCGAATAACGGTGAAACCAATACGTTGGCCACCGACGGTGCTGCTAAATTCGACTTCACGGTGCAGAATGATGGCGAGGATGTCACCATTAAGACTAGCATTGTGACGGCGAAGGTGGATGGGGCTGGTTTCTTTGATGAGGCTCCGTTGGTTGTTTTTTTGATAGATAAGGTTTTGGAGCCGGAAGAGTTGTTTACTGCCGATGCGGTGGCTCCGGCTTCGGGTAAGGTGAAGGGGGACTCGGATGTTGGAGTGTCACCGATGTCAGATTCGCCGGCGGAATCTCCGGACGACTCTCCGGCCGATCAAAATGCTGACGGCAATTCTGCGGTTAGAGTTAACGGTGGAGAGTTTTATTTTGCGGCTGTAGTTTTTGGTGCATGGATGGGATTTTCACTGCTgtag